The DNA sequence CATAGAGTATTCTTATAGATCAATCACTATACCACATTCAAAATTTTAAAGATTCCACTGTACTCTGCCCATTTGAGAGCGGTTTGTGTAAGAAAGTCAAAGCTACCGTTCGCATGCACACCGTAGGTATATTGTGTCCCGTTgagttaaataagtaggtatgcatAACTCCGTCAAGTTTTTAATTAGCAAGACATAGCAACCATGCAATCTCAAACGTGTAAATTGTTATGGCTGTGTTTAAACGCAATGTTTGCAATCATTACGGCATTCCACTTTGATGTTATTGTAATTTACTGTAGCTCATTACTAATAGTTTGTTATGTTCACCAACTTAGATGACAACTTTTGCCTATTCGTAACGTTGATTCAGTCAAtagtcattattatttcataCGATATTCATTCGACCTAATTCAAGCGATGACATACGTTACGCTTTATTTCACAGCATTTAAGTAGCTATTCATAATTAAATCAACTCGATTCATGACTGAGTTGAGGATCACGTTTATTTTTGTCAAATATAAATTAGATATCTTACATTTCCAGCGCCGAACGTGTATTCTATGCCGCCTGTGCTTGGCGAAGCGAAAGAGGGAAGTAAGCGCGCCGCTCCAGCCTTCAGCATCACCGGTCGGGGTAAAACTATAGAGTCCAAGACTCCAATGCCAGGCCCCGGCACGTATACCACGGACAAGGCAGCAGTAGCGCTGACCAAACGACCGCCCGCATACACCATGGCCCCGAGGAGGGAAGTCAAACAACCATCAGAAGCCGTCCCCGGGCCTGGAGTATACTGTCCAGAGAAGGTGAGAAATTTTCACAAGTCAAAGATCAGCCTTAACTTATTTTCCCTTAGCATGCTGTTTGTTGACTAAATCTAATTTGTGATGTTAAAAAAAAGCTCGCATGTTCTCTTATGCTAGGAATGCTGCATAATAATATACCCTGAATCATAACAGTTATCATTGAAAccctaataacaataaatattttctctCATTTCGGTGATACTAACATTTAGGTGGGTAAATAACAGGTGTGCGTGAATCTCCCGTGGGCGCCAGCTCATACCTTCGGCATCAGGCATTCGCAGTTCGCAGGGCAGGCGGTCCACTACCCTGCCCCTGAAGGCATCACGGCAACCTAACCTGTCTGTAACCACCCTTACCACCCTCTAACATACACTCACCTTAATTTGTGACGCTTTTAACATTTCTAGTGTACTCATCAAGcgcatttattttataatcggCAAATTATacatattgtaaataaatattaacgttAACATTTTTGCGTTTATCTTTTACTAACTTTTTTAATTGCATGCTGCTTCAATGACTGGCGTCATTCATGTTTGAACGGTATGATAAATTCCTATTTTACGTTTTGTTTAACAATTTGTTCTATTAGGtgtatgaaatttaataaatacactagtagtattgtttttattttaaaatgaaatatgtaaaatattctCTGTCTTAAGTTCATTATTTTTGTCTTTACAGGATAAGTCACAAAAGTATACAATTTCGAGCAGAATGAAAATGGAAAGAGTAGAACAGCTTCCAGCTCCCAATGCTTATTGTCCAGAAAAAGCAGACCGATTATTGCGAGAAAAATCACCAGCTTTCTCATTTAGAACGAAAACCGAAATAGTGAAGACTAGTCACGCTCCAGCTCCGAATATGTATTCACCTGAGAAGTCTCTTCACTCCTTGAAAAATGGACCAAAATATACATTAGCGGGAAAAGGCGTTGCTGAAAAACACGAAGTAACACCAGCACCTAATTCTTATAATCCTCAAAAAGCCGACAGACTTTTACAGTGCAGTTCCCCTTCATTCTCACTACGTTCAAAAGAAGTAGTCGAGAAGATTGAGCAAACACCGGGGCCGAATgtttacgctcctgaaaagtcgaTGCATATGTTGAACGGAGGGCCAAAGTATACAATTACTGGGAAAGGAGTCTGCACCAAGATTTCAGAAACACCGGCTCCGAATAGTTATGATCCTGCAAAAGCTGATAAAGTTCTTCACGAGAGCTCTCCATCTTACACTTTTAGGATTAAAGAACAAGCTGCCCTTCGAAGTGAATCTCCTGCACCAAATGTGTATGCCCCCGAGAAATCTATGCATATGTTAGATGGAGCTCCTAAATTCAGTATAAGTGGCAAAGGGCCATCTGGTAAGATTCCTGAAACACCAGGTCCAAATGTTTATTGCCCAGACAAAGCTGATAAGTTGCTGCACGAATCCTCTCCAGCTTACACCTTTAGAACAAAGGATCAGATCAGTAAAAAAGATAATACTCCGGCTCCTAATATGTATGCACCTGAGAAATCTATGCACATGTTAGATAGTTCACCAAGATTCACTATTGCTGGCAAAGGGAGTGATCATAAAATAGAAAATACTCCAGCTCCTAACATGTACAGTCTTGATAAAGCAGACAAGCTTCTTCACGAATCTTCGCCGGCTTATACTTTTAGACCCAAAAGCTCTCTAGATAAACCTAGTGACACTCCTGCCCCAAATTGTTACGATCCTCACTTATTAGATGGCACACCAAAATATAGTTTATATGGAAAAGGACATGATGCGAAGCCCGCTGTCACTCCAGGTCCAAATGCGTATGATCCTCATCTAATAGATGGAACCCCAAAATTCACAATGGCAGGAAAAGGCCAACCAGGAAAAACATCTGATGTACCGGCACCCAATGCCTACAATCCCTGTCTGCCAGATGATACTCCTAAATTTTCTATGTCTGGTAGGGCACCAGATGGAAAACCGTTAGATACTCCAGGGCCTAGTAATTACGACCCGCATATTCCAAACGACTCGCCCAGATATACTATAGCTGGAAAAGGGCCAGATGGAAAATTACCCGATGTTCCAGCCCCAAATGCGTATGACCCACACTTACCCGATGGAACACCCAAGTACTCGCTAGCAGGAAAAGGGCATAACGCGAAACCTTCAGACACGCCAGGACCCAATGCATATGATCCTCATCTACCTGATGGCGCACCTAAGTATACCATGTCTGGTAAGGGACACGATAGCAAAATATCGGATGTTCCTGCGCCGAACGCTTATGATCCACATTTATCTGATGGAACACCCAAATACACGCTAGCAGGAAAAGGGCATAACGCGAAACCTTCAGACACGCCAGGACCCAATGCGTATGATCCTCATCTACCTGATGACGCACCTAAGTATACCATGTCTGGTAAGGGACACGATAGTAAAATATCGGATGTTCCTGCGCCGAACGCTTATGACCCACATTTACCTGATGGAACACCCAAATACTCGTTAGCGGGAAAAGGACATTCTGCAAAACCTTTTAACACGCCAGGACCCAATGTTTATGATCCTCATCTGCCTGATAATACTCCTAAGTTCACCATGTCTGGCAAAGGGCACGATGATAAAGTATCAGACGTTCCAGCGCCAAATGCTTACGACCCACACTTATTAGATGGCACGCCTAAGTATAGTATGTATGGTAAAGGTCCTGACGCCAAACCTTCTGATACTCCAGGACCAAATGTATATGATCCTCATTTACCCAATGGAACACCTAAGTTTACTATGGCTGGCAAAGGTCAACCAggaaaaataaatgacacgcCTGGTCCTAATGCCTATGATCCTAGTAAATATGATTACATGTTAGATGGTGTGCCTAAATACAGTTTTGGTATAAAAGGACCTGCACAAAAACCGTCCAATAATCCTGCACCTAATGCTTACAGTCCAGAAAAGGCAGATAAAATGCTGCATGAAAGTTGCCCATCGT is a window from the Ostrinia nubilalis chromosome 7, ilOstNubi1.1, whole genome shotgun sequence genome containing:
- the LOC135073194 gene encoding adhesive plaque matrix protein isoform X4, translating into MTAKGRAVGPAASLHGRWPPPRVAPTPAPCDYEPNKAAKVVLDHAPAFSIGLRVSPPQPGGKTPAPNVYSMPPVLGEAKEGSKRAAPAFSITGRGKTIESKTPMPGPGTYTTDKAAVALTKRPPAYTMAPRREVKQPSEAVPGPGVYCPEKDKSQKYTISSRMKMERVEQLPAPNAYCPEKADRLLREKSPAFSFRTKTEIVKTSHAPAPNMYSPEKSLHSLKNGPKYTLAGKGVAEKHEVTPAPNSYNPQKADRLLQCSSPSFSLRSKEVVEKIEQTPGPNVYAPEKSMHMLNGGPKYTITGKGVCTKISETPAPNSYDPAKADKVLHESSPSYTFRIKEQAALRSESPAPNVYAPEKSMHMLDGAPKFSISGKGPSGKIPETPGPNVYCPDKADKLLHESSPAYTFRTKDQISKKDNTPAPNMYAPEKSMHMLDSSPRFTIAGKGSDHKIENTPAPNMYSLDKADKLLHESSPAYTFRPKSSLDKPSDTPAPNCYDPHLLDGTPKYSLYGKGHDAKPAVTPGPNAYDPHLIDGTPKFTMAGKGQPGKTSDVPAPNAYNPCLPDDTPKFSMSGRAPDGKPLDTPGPSNYDPHIPNDSPRYTIAGKGPDGKLPDVPAPNAYDPHLPDGTPKYSLAGKGHNAKPSDTPGPNAYDPHLPDGAPKYTMSGKGHDSKISDVPAPNAYDPHLSDGTPKYTLAGKGHNAKPSDTPGPNAYDPHLPDDAPKYTMSGKGHDSKISDVPAPNAYDPHLPDGTPKYSLAGKGHSAKPFNTPGPNVYDPHLPDNTPKFTMSGKGHDDKVSDVPAPNAYDPHLLDGTPKYSMYGKGPDAKPSDTPGPNVYDPHLPNGTPKFTMAGKGQPGKINDTPGPNAYDPSKYDYMLDGVPKYSFGIKGPAQKPSNNPAPNAYSPEKADKMLHESCPSYTFRPKIESGKVPETPGPTSYNPEKGDKMLHETSPAYTFRPKVNDGKIELTPAPNAYNPDKADKVLLEKSPAYTMSPKGKDAKISDTPAPNVYNPEKADKVLLDNAPRYSFRIKTNPHKPDNVPAPNSYNPDKADKVLMHSAPQYTFRVKTDTLKVLDTPAPNSYTIPTPVKTPLYTISGRHKEPIDERLKVPAPGAYNPEKSYKFILTYSPQHTFGIKIHTDKYTDTPAPNTYRIPSVLDTPVYTMSGRHRVPTDDRARVPAPGTYSPEKVQLSKTPQITFGIKHSPLLGQLKPIEPLRSTTKDVTQRQTANNVSQTTERRVTQVQDNKIVNNTHAIENYDNRHIVNESNSMDAIQNTRTQVTHLRAESELRSSTVTPEPIQEILTQELVWVPEHLEQPIRRGSYTIDKDDGFTEHYHSDEVIPVENGMRRVATSGERGAVCTEESSNKVIRKEGFEQNVQRNVKNASAHEKSQATTEEVRTGTEVKQLANGGIAKTTTTTTIRKVGTAAKTANATTTVTRTATAVTSRDIGVK
- the LOC135073194 gene encoding adhesive plaque matrix protein isoform X2, translated to MGVRQNPWTPTKRRGPIAAEASSPGPAVVSLPTLIGKPPQESRRPRAPAFTFGQKLEVPGGGKAGPGPASYNTEGMTAKGRAVGPAASLHGRWPPPRVAPTPAPCDYEPNKAAKVVLDHAPAFSIGLRVSPPQPGGKTPAPNVYSMPPVLGEAKEGSKRAAPAFSITGRGKTIESKTPMPGPGTYTTDKAAVALTKRPPAYTMAPRREVKQPSEAVPGPGVYCPEKDKSQKYTISSRMKMERVEQLPAPNAYCPEKADRLLREKSPAFSFRTKTEIVKTSHAPAPNMYSPEKSLHSLKNGPKYTLAGKGVAEKHEVTPAPNSYNPQKADRLLQCSSPSFSLRSKEVVEKIEQTPGPNVYAPEKSMHMLNGGPKYTITGKGVCTKISETPAPNSYDPAKADKVLHESSPSYTFRIKEQAALRSESPAPNVYAPEKSMHMLDGAPKFSISGKGPSGKIPETPGPNVYCPDKADKLLHESSPAYTFRTKDQISKKDNTPAPNMYAPEKSMHMLDSSPRFTIAGKGSDHKIENTPAPNMYSLDKADKLLHESSPAYTFRPKSSLDKPSDTPAPNCYDPHLLDGTPKYSLYGKGHDAKPAVTPGPNAYDPHLIDGTPKFTMAGKGQPGKTSDVPAPNAYNPCLPDDTPKFSMSGRAPDGKPLDTPGPSNYDPHIPNDSPRYTIAGKGPDGKLPDVPAPNAYDPHLPDGTPKYSLAGKGHNAKPSDTPGPNAYDPHLPDGAPKYTMSGKGHDSKISDVPAPNAYDPHLSDGTPKYTLAGKGHNAKPSDTPGPNAYDPHLPDDAPKYTMSGKGHDSKISDVPAPNAYDPHLPDGTPKYSLAGKGHSAKPFNTPGPNVYDPHLPDNTPKFTMSGKGHDDKVSDVPAPNAYDPHLLDGTPKYSMYGKGPDAKPSDTPGPNVYDPHLPNGTPKFTMAGKGQPGKINDTPGPNAYDPSKYDYMLDGVPKYSFGIKGPAQKPSNNPAPNAYSPEKADKMLHESCPSYTFRPKIESGKVPETPGPTSYNPEKGDKMLHETSPAYTFRPKVNDGKIELTPAPNAYNPDKADKVLLEKSPAYTMSPKGKDAKISDTPAPNVYNPEKADKVLLDNAPRYSFRIKTNPHKPDNVPAPNSYNPDKADKVLMHSAPQYTFRVKTDTLKVLDTPAPNSYTIPTPVKTPLYTISGRHKEPIDERLKVPAPGAYNPEKSYKFILTYSPQHTFGIKIHTDKYTDTPAPNTYRIPSVLDTPVYTMSGRHRVPTDDRARVPAPGTYSPEKVQLSKTPQITFGIKHSPLLGQLKPIEPLRSTTKDVTQRQTANNVSQTTERRVTQVQDNKIVNNTHAIENYDNRHIVNESNSMDAIQNTRTQVTHLRAESELRSSTVTPEPIQEILTQELVWVPEHLEQPIRRGSYTIDKDDGFTEHYHSDEVIPVENGMRRVATSGERGAVCTEESSNKVIRKEGFEQNVQRNVKNASAHEKSQATTEEVRTGTEVKQLANGGIAKTTTTTTIRKVGTAAKTANATTTVTRTATAVTSRDIGVK
- the LOC135073194 gene encoding adhesive plaque matrix protein isoform X5, yielding MPPVLGEAKEGSKRAAPAFSITGRGKTIESKTPMPGPGTYTTDKAAVALTKRPPAYTMAPRREVKQPSEAVPGPGVYCPEKDKSQKYTISSRMKMERVEQLPAPNAYCPEKADRLLREKSPAFSFRTKTEIVKTSHAPAPNMYSPEKSLHSLKNGPKYTLAGKGVAEKHEVTPAPNSYNPQKADRLLQCSSPSFSLRSKEVVEKIEQTPGPNVYAPEKSMHMLNGGPKYTITGKGVCTKISETPAPNSYDPAKADKVLHESSPSYTFRIKEQAALRSESPAPNVYAPEKSMHMLDGAPKFSISGKGPSGKIPETPGPNVYCPDKADKLLHESSPAYTFRTKDQISKKDNTPAPNMYAPEKSMHMLDSSPRFTIAGKGSDHKIENTPAPNMYSLDKADKLLHESSPAYTFRPKSSLDKPSDTPAPNCYDPHLLDGTPKYSLYGKGHDAKPAVTPGPNAYDPHLIDGTPKFTMAGKGQPGKTSDVPAPNAYNPCLPDDTPKFSMSGRAPDGKPLDTPGPSNYDPHIPNDSPRYTIAGKGPDGKLPDVPAPNAYDPHLPDGTPKYSLAGKGHNAKPSDTPGPNAYDPHLPDGAPKYTMSGKGHDSKISDVPAPNAYDPHLSDGTPKYTLAGKGHNAKPSDTPGPNAYDPHLPDDAPKYTMSGKGHDSKISDVPAPNAYDPHLPDGTPKYSLAGKGHSAKPFNTPGPNVYDPHLPDNTPKFTMSGKGHDDKVSDVPAPNAYDPHLLDGTPKYSMYGKGPDAKPSDTPGPNVYDPHLPNGTPKFTMAGKGQPGKINDTPGPNAYDPSKYDYMLDGVPKYSFGIKGPAQKPSNNPAPNAYSPEKADKMLHESCPSYTFRPKIESGKVPETPGPTSYNPEKGDKMLHETSPAYTFRPKVNDGKIELTPAPNAYNPDKADKVLLEKSPAYTMSPKGKDAKISDTPAPNVYNPEKADKVLLDNAPRYSFRIKTNPHKPDNVPAPNSYNPDKADKVLMHSAPQYTFRVKTDTLKVLDTPAPNSYTIPTPVKTPLYTISGRHKEPIDERLKVPAPGAYNPEKSYKFILTYSPQHTFGIKIHTDKYTDTPAPNTYRIPSVLDTPVYTMSGRHRVPTDDRARVPAPGTYSPEKVQLSKTPQITFGIKHSPLLGQLKPIEPLRSTTKDVTQRQTANNVSQTTERRVTQVQDNKIVNNTHAIENYDNRHIVNESNSMDAIQNTRTQVTHLRAESELRSSTVTPEPIQEILTQELVWVPEHLEQPIRRGSYTIDKDDGFTEHYHSDEVIPVENGMRRVATSGERGAVCTEESSNKVIRKEGFEQNVQRNVKNASAHEKSQATTEEVRTGTEVKQLANGGIAKTTTTTTIRKVGTAAKTANATTTVTRTATAVTSRDIGVK
- the LOC135073194 gene encoding uncharacterized protein LOC135073194 isoform X1 codes for the protein MNPKSTISTARSVLTPSSRRTTGVVRVRTSLSLPKKNYPCESPMGVRQNPWTPTKRRGPIAAEASSPGPAVVSLPTLIGKPPQESRRPRAPAFTFGQKLEVPGGGKAGPGPASYNTEGMTAKGRAVGPAASLHGRWPPPRVAPTPAPCDYEPNKAAKVVLDHAPAFSIGLRVSPPQPGGKTPAPNVYSMPPVLGEAKEGSKRAAPAFSITGRGKTIESKTPMPGPGTYTTDKAAVALTKRPPAYTMAPRREVKQPSEAVPGPGVYCPEKDKSQKYTISSRMKMERVEQLPAPNAYCPEKADRLLREKSPAFSFRTKTEIVKTSHAPAPNMYSPEKSLHSLKNGPKYTLAGKGVAEKHEVTPAPNSYNPQKADRLLQCSSPSFSLRSKEVVEKIEQTPGPNVYAPEKSMHMLNGGPKYTITGKGVCTKISETPAPNSYDPAKADKVLHESSPSYTFRIKEQAALRSESPAPNVYAPEKSMHMLDGAPKFSISGKGPSGKIPETPGPNVYCPDKADKLLHESSPAYTFRTKDQISKKDNTPAPNMYAPEKSMHMLDSSPRFTIAGKGSDHKIENTPAPNMYSLDKADKLLHESSPAYTFRPKSSLDKPSDTPAPNCYDPHLLDGTPKYSLYGKGHDAKPAVTPGPNAYDPHLIDGTPKFTMAGKGQPGKTSDVPAPNAYNPCLPDDTPKFSMSGRAPDGKPLDTPGPSNYDPHIPNDSPRYTIAGKGPDGKLPDVPAPNAYDPHLPDGTPKYSLAGKGHNAKPSDTPGPNAYDPHLPDGAPKYTMSGKGHDSKISDVPAPNAYDPHLSDGTPKYTLAGKGHNAKPSDTPGPNAYDPHLPDDAPKYTMSGKGHDSKISDVPAPNAYDPHLPDGTPKYSLAGKGHSAKPFNTPGPNVYDPHLPDNTPKFTMSGKGHDDKVSDVPAPNAYDPHLLDGTPKYSMYGKGPDAKPSDTPGPNVYDPHLPNGTPKFTMAGKGQPGKINDTPGPNAYDPSKYDYMLDGVPKYSFGIKGPAQKPSNNPAPNAYSPEKADKMLHESCPSYTFRPKIESGKVPETPGPTSYNPEKGDKMLHETSPAYTFRPKVNDGKIELTPAPNAYNPDKADKVLLEKSPAYTMSPKGKDAKISDTPAPNVYNPEKADKVLLDNAPRYSFRIKTNPHKPDNVPAPNSYNPDKADKVLMHSAPQYTFRVKTDTLKVLDTPAPNSYTIPTPVKTPLYTISGRHKEPIDERLKVPAPGAYNPEKSYKFILTYSPQHTFGIKIHTDKYTDTPAPNTYRIPSVLDTPVYTMSGRHRVPTDDRARVPAPGTYSPEKVQLSKTPQITFGIKHSPLLGQLKPIEPLRSTTKDVTQRQTANNVSQTTERRVTQVQDNKIVNNTHAIENYDNRHIVNESNSMDAIQNTRTQVTHLRAESELRSSTVTPEPIQEILTQELVWVPEHLEQPIRRGSYTIDKDDGFTEHYHSDEVIPVENGMRRVATSGERGAVCTEESSNKVIRKEGFEQNVQRNVKNASAHEKSQATTEEVRTGTEVKQLANGGIAKTTTTTTIRKVGTAAKTANATTTVTRTATAVTSRDIGVK
- the LOC135073194 gene encoding adhesive plaque matrix protein isoform X3, encoding MNPKSTISTARSVLTPSSRRTTGVVRVRTSLSLPKKNYPCESPMGVRQNPWTPTKRRGPIAAEASSPGPAVVSLPTLIGKPPQESRRPRAPAFTFGQKLEVPGGGKAGPGPASYNTEGMTAKAPNVYSMPPVLGEAKEGSKRAAPAFSITGRGKTIESKTPMPGPGTYTTDKAAVALTKRPPAYTMAPRREVKQPSEAVPGPGVYCPEKDKSQKYTISSRMKMERVEQLPAPNAYCPEKADRLLREKSPAFSFRTKTEIVKTSHAPAPNMYSPEKSLHSLKNGPKYTLAGKGVAEKHEVTPAPNSYNPQKADRLLQCSSPSFSLRSKEVVEKIEQTPGPNVYAPEKSMHMLNGGPKYTITGKGVCTKISETPAPNSYDPAKADKVLHESSPSYTFRIKEQAALRSESPAPNVYAPEKSMHMLDGAPKFSISGKGPSGKIPETPGPNVYCPDKADKLLHESSPAYTFRTKDQISKKDNTPAPNMYAPEKSMHMLDSSPRFTIAGKGSDHKIENTPAPNMYSLDKADKLLHESSPAYTFRPKSSLDKPSDTPAPNCYDPHLLDGTPKYSLYGKGHDAKPAVTPGPNAYDPHLIDGTPKFTMAGKGQPGKTSDVPAPNAYNPCLPDDTPKFSMSGRAPDGKPLDTPGPSNYDPHIPNDSPRYTIAGKGPDGKLPDVPAPNAYDPHLPDGTPKYSLAGKGHNAKPSDTPGPNAYDPHLPDGAPKYTMSGKGHDSKISDVPAPNAYDPHLSDGTPKYTLAGKGHNAKPSDTPGPNAYDPHLPDDAPKYTMSGKGHDSKISDVPAPNAYDPHLPDGTPKYSLAGKGHSAKPFNTPGPNVYDPHLPDNTPKFTMSGKGHDDKVSDVPAPNAYDPHLLDGTPKYSMYGKGPDAKPSDTPGPNVYDPHLPNGTPKFTMAGKGQPGKINDTPGPNAYDPSKYDYMLDGVPKYSFGIKGPAQKPSNNPAPNAYSPEKADKMLHESCPSYTFRPKIESGKVPETPGPTSYNPEKGDKMLHETSPAYTFRPKVNDGKIELTPAPNAYNPDKADKVLLEKSPAYTMSPKGKDAKISDTPAPNVYNPEKADKVLLDNAPRYSFRIKTNPHKPDNVPAPNSYNPDKADKVLMHSAPQYTFRVKTDTLKVLDTPAPNSYTIPTPVKTPLYTISGRHKEPIDERLKVPAPGAYNPEKSYKFILTYSPQHTFGIKIHTDKYTDTPAPNTYRIPSVLDTPVYTMSGRHRVPTDDRARVPAPGTYSPEKVQLSKTPQITFGIKHSPLLGQLKPIEPLRSTTKDVTQRQTANNVSQTTERRVTQVQDNKIVNNTHAIENYDNRHIVNESNSMDAIQNTRTQVTHLRAESELRSSTVTPEPIQEILTQELVWVPEHLEQPIRRGSYTIDKDDGFTEHYHSDEVIPVENGMRRVATSGERGAVCTEESSNKVIRKEGFEQNVQRNVKNASAHEKSQATTEEVRTGTEVKQLANGGIAKTTTTTTIRKVGTAAKTANATTTVTRTATAVTSRDIGVK